In Candidatus Defluviibacterium haderslevense, the following are encoded in one genomic region:
- a CDS encoding WbqC family protein: MHSDIKTSLLLETQVFPTIAFFKHALDKKIIIEAHEHYQKRSWRNRYYIGSNQGAVSMSIPLKQGKNKSMPIQEVNISYDHPWHVQHLKTLQSIYGKSPFFIYYKDELEALLNKKHEHLFQFNNETMLWMARSMKFEMDLQFTNQYTTSVDDHIIDGRKSLVLNAIPTKPYQQVFGKHAHFISGLSALDLLFHLGPDSYYYLKSI; the protein is encoded by the coding sequence ATGCATTCTGATATCAAAACATCGTTGCTTCTGGAGACTCAAGTCTTTCCGACTATTGCATTCTTTAAACATGCTTTGGATAAAAAAATTATCATAGAAGCGCATGAGCATTACCAAAAAAGAAGTTGGCGGAACCGATATTACATTGGGTCTAACCAAGGAGCAGTTAGCATGTCAATTCCTTTAAAACAAGGAAAAAACAAATCCATGCCGATTCAGGAAGTAAACATTTCATATGACCACCCTTGGCATGTTCAGCATTTAAAAACACTTCAAAGCATATATGGCAAATCTCCATTTTTTATTTATTACAAGGATGAACTTGAAGCATTATTGAATAAGAAACATGAACATCTATTTCAATTTAATAATGAAACCATGCTCTGGATGGCACGAAGCATGAAATTTGAAATGGATTTACAATTTACCAATCAATATACAACATCTGTAGATGATCACATAATCGATGGGCGAAAAAGCTTGGTTTTGAATGCTATCCCAACCAAACCTTATCAACAGGTATTTGGTAAGCACGCACATTTTATTTCAGGTTTAAGTGCCCTGGATTTATTGTTTCACCTGGGTCCGGATTCCTATTATTATCTAAAATCAATCTAA
- a CDS encoding glycosyltransferase family 2 protein, with the protein MKSSIPSYLNKYTLYEPLILDKPNPDLSLVIVIPSYKEDYLFQALESLLLCVRPDASIEIIPVLNYPESKAIQNYEFHQQQYNQLLAFAAKHNTPQFQIKPIPPIAIKGKHAGVGHARKIGMDEAVRRFFAIGNRAGIILNFDADCTCHEEYLEQVDLYFNQANAKSAVAIDFEHQFELLSGLARKAIVTYELHLRYYIAAQKFIHYPFAFQTLGSCFAVRAEAYCAQGGMNQRQAGEDFYFLHKYSLLNELAEIKRVLVYPSARSSDRVPFGTGKAVTEFFDTQFQWSYSIDAILLFQKLMHWIKQNIELPYEEWSKGLEQLSPMLAAFFIDQGIVSAFQSFKSNTASSAQCSKKMIQWLSPFRLMKWLHYARTKGYPDIPVCDAVNQLMKLMDPQFEYSNDEEYLLQKMRAFFL; encoded by the coding sequence ATGAAATCAAGTATTCCATCATATCTCAATAAGTATACCTTATACGAACCACTTATTTTAGATAAACCTAATCCGGATTTATCTTTAGTGATCGTTATTCCTTCCTATAAGGAAGATTATTTATTTCAGGCTTTAGAATCCTTGTTATTATGTGTTAGACCTGATGCTTCTATAGAAATTATACCCGTTTTAAATTATCCTGAATCAAAAGCTATTCAGAACTATGAATTTCATCAACAACAATATAATCAGTTATTAGCATTTGCCGCAAAACATAATACACCACAATTTCAAATCAAACCTATACCACCCATAGCGATAAAAGGAAAACATGCAGGGGTTGGACATGCCAGAAAAATAGGAATGGATGAAGCGGTTAGACGTTTTTTTGCCATTGGAAATCGGGCAGGTATTATTTTGAATTTTGATGCAGATTGTACTTGTCATGAGGAATATCTCGAACAAGTAGATTTGTATTTTAATCAAGCCAATGCTAAATCTGCAGTTGCTATTGATTTTGAACATCAATTTGAATTGCTATCAGGCCTGGCGAGAAAGGCCATAGTGACTTATGAATTACACTTACGGTATTATATTGCAGCACAAAAATTCATTCATTATCCTTTTGCTTTTCAGACATTAGGCTCTTGTTTTGCAGTTCGGGCAGAAGCTTATTGCGCACAAGGCGGAATGAACCAAAGACAAGCTGGCGAAGATTTTTATTTTCTACATAAATATTCACTCTTAAATGAGTTAGCTGAAATTAAAAGAGTACTAGTTTATCCTTCGGCAAGATCTTCTGATCGTGTTCCGTTTGGTACAGGTAAAGCGGTAACTGAATTTTTTGATACACAGTTTCAATGGAGTTATTCCATAGATGCTATTTTATTATTTCAAAAATTAATGCATTGGATAAAACAAAATATTGAATTGCCTTATGAAGAATGGAGTAAGGGCTTAGAACAATTATCTCCGATGCTCGCTGCATTTTTTATAGATCAGGGAATAGTTTCTGCATTCCAATCTTTTAAATCCAATACCGCTTCATCCGCGCAATGTTCTAAAAAAATGATCCAATGGTTAAGCCCTTTTCGACTTATGAAGTGGCTACATTATGCGCGAACTAAGGGATATCCTGATATACCGGTTTGTGATGCAGTAAATCAACTTATGAAGTTAATGGATCCGCAATTTGAGTATTCAAATGATGAAGAATATTTATTGCAAAAAATGCGCGCGTTTTTTTTGTGA